A stretch of DNA from Virgibacillus proomii:
CTCATTAATTCATCAACAAAATTGAATAATTCAGGGGTATCTACCGATGAAGAAAAATCCATCGAAGGATTGTCTCTCCATAAAGGAATATTATTTTTTATCTTTCTATCAACAAAAGCGTATATAGGAATGCCCTTTTCTTTCGCTCTTAGATATTCGAGATTTGTTACCGATTTTCCACTATCAGTGATAGCTCCATATCTAGTACCAACTATTAAAACAAAAATATCTGCTCTTTCTTGAACTGCTCTTAAACAGTTTTCGACTGTACCTAGCGAAGGATCTAAAGGAAATGATTTATATTCTGAGAGTAAGGCTTCTAAACCTAAATCTTTTTCTATAATATTTTTTAAATCATCTCTAATCTGCTTTAGATCATAACAAGTTGAACTTATAAAAACAGTGGGTTTTCTTCCAAATGAATCCATATTATTCCTCCTTTATATATTAATTTTTTAATATAAATATAATATGCGACATTATAGGCCCTTCTTAATACTATTAAATAATTAGTATCAAATCGGCATCATTATAACACATAAAACTATAGAGTTCCCTTAAAATAAGAAACCCTATGATTTTTTCTAACTCCATTCGAAATATCAATTATGAAAAAATATAGTTTTTTCTTGTATTCAAAAATACCATCTAATTTCATTTGATTGTTGTTTATCTAAAAATAGCGTTCTTGTTGCGAAATTAAAGGTGAAATATTTGAATGATAACATATTGAAAACGTCGTAACACACATAAAATAGGAAGCCTTTTGATGAAATAGGGTCTTTCCTCTTTTACTTCTCGAAACGAAATTATCAGATTCAGAAAAATATTGGGTGAAAATATAACGCAATTAGAAACAAGATTTCCATGCTCTGAACATATCAAGGTTGGTATTGGTGGAAACTTTATAGATAAATCAATGTTTGAGCCTGTTGGATTATTCACATCTGACATGCTTTTTTTTATGGGTTCATAGAAAGGGGAAAGTTGTATGATGTCTTTGAATGAACAGGATATATACGAAGAAAAGGTCATGGAATGGATCGATGATCATTTTATAATGAATGAAATTGAGATTGAAGATTTTCCGTTTTTTCCTCATGGGAAATTGATACGGGATGAAAATGGAGAAACAATGGTTGTATTTTGGTGTGTCATTTATGGGCGTGTGGATTATCGACTACAAGAAGCGTAAGGAGTGATTGATAAATGAAGATATATTTTTCTCGTTCCCCTCCCTTCTGCCCTTGCTTTCCATATGAATAAATAACCAAATATTAAAACAAGAAAAGAGGTTTATATGATGGAATTAAAACATGTCGTTCCAAATATGGAAAAGACGTTTGGAAATTTAGAATATGCAGGTGAAGGCAAAGTTGAACAGCGACGGATTAATGGACGTATGACTACTCTATCCCGGAGTTATAATCTGTATTCTGATATTCAACGTGCTGATGATATCGAAGTGGTTCTCCCCCAAGAAGCAGGAGAAAAGTTCTTTGAACATGAGGAGAAAGTAAAATTAGTCAATGCGAGAATCACCGCAGAAGGCTATAAAATCGGAGAACGTGGTTTTACAAACTATATTTTACATGCAGATGACATGGTCAAAGCATAAGGAGGAAAAAAGATGAGATTAGCACAAGGGATTATCATTGATAAAGAAAAGACGTTTGGATTATTAAAGTTTTCCGCATTACGAAGAGAAGTATTCATTCAAAATGAAGATGGTACGGTTTCAACCGAGGTAAAGGAACGCACGTATGACTTAAAGTCTCGTGAACAAGGTCGCATGATTCAAGTGAGTATTCCTGCTTCCGTTCCCTTAAAAGAATTTGATTATAATGCAGAAGTAGAAATTATTAACCCTGTCGCAGATACCGTCGCAAATGCAACCTTTCGTGGCGCAGATGTGGATTGGTACATTAAGGCAGATGATTTAGTCTTAAAGGGAAAAGCAACAACATCAACTAGTAATATTCCAAAGTCTATCCCTAGTAAAGAAAAATAATGAAAACTTTTAAAAGACGAGGGAAACGAATTCGAGCGAGTGATGTATCCCTCGTTTTTCAATATGTAGTCTTTGGGCTGGCTGGTGTATGGCTTATTTCCTTTATTCCTTTTCATCTGCCATTTTTACTTTGTACAACGTGGCAGCTTGATCTATTTCAAGCACATTTTATGAGTACGTATGGATTGGTTTCACTAGTGATTAGCCTAGTGATGGTAGCTTGCTGTGCTTTTGTTTATTATCGGTATCGTTATGATCGTATCAGGCAAATTATTCATCGTCAAAAGCTTGCCAAAATGATTATGGAAAATGGTTGGTATGAAACGAAACAAGTACAATCAAGTAGCTTCTTTAAGGACATACCAAATGGGAAAGCAAAAGATAAAATTAGTCATTTTCCTAAAATGTACTATCGGCTTGAAAAAGGATTGCTTCATATTCAAGTGGAAATCACATTGGGTAAATATCAAGATCAGCTACTCAGCTTAGAAAGTAAACTGGAAAGTGGTTTGTACTGTGAATTGGTATCGAAAGAATTACATGATTCCTTTGTGGAATATATTTTGCTCTATGACACAATTAATAGTCGTATTTCCATTGATGAAGTGGTTGCACAAAATGGTAGTTTAAAGCTCATGGATGCGATGTATTGGGAATATGATAAGTTGCCGCATATGTTGATTGCTGGTGGAACGGGCGGTGGAAAGACATATTTTATTCTCACGCTGATTGAATCGTTATTAAAAACAGATGCAAAGTTGTATATTTTAGATCCGAAAAATGCCGATTTAGCGGATTTAGCCACTGTTATGCCAGATGTCTATTATAAAAAGGATGATATGACAGCTTGTATTGACCAATTTTATGAGGATATGATGACACGAAATGAAGAAATGAAACAAATGCCGAACTACAAGACAGGAGAAAACTATGCTTATTTGGGTTTGCCTGCTCGCTTTTTAATCTTTGATGAGTACACATCGTTCATGGAAATGATCGGCAAAGAAAGCATAAAAGTGATGAGTAAGCTGAAACAAATTGTTATGTTGGGACGACAAAGTGGCTTCTTTCTTATCCTTGCTTGTCAACGTCCAGATGCAAAATATCTTGGAGATGGCATTCGAGATCAATTTAATTTTCGGGTTGCTTTAGGTCGTATGAGTGAACTTGGGTATGGCATGATGTTCGGATCGGACGTACAAAAACAATTTTTCTTAAAACAGATTAAAGGACGAGGGTATGTTGATAAAGGAGATAATGTCATTTCAGAATTTTATACACCACTTGTCCCGAAAGAACATGACTTTTTAAATGAAATTGCTAAACTAGCCCAATAAAGGCTGCCCAGTGCGGCGGCGTGCGAAGCGAAAGCCGTCGTGCTGGGCTAAGCCTGCGTGGCGACAGCCACGCCTTAACCCCCTATTTCTAACAGGGGGGTAGAAAAGCAATAGGAAACTGTTTCAAAAGCCAACAAAGCCTGATGGCACAACCGTTTAAAGCACATTACAAAGATGTCAACTTTTACACTTTAGTTGACATCTTTTTTAGTTTGGAGGAATGCACATGAATCAAGTACCTTGGTATCAACAATTAAAAGAAAAGCGATTGGAATACGGTGTATCGTAAAATAAATTAGCTGTTCATATAGGTATTTCAAGACAATATATCAGTGAAATTGAAACAGGAAAAGTAACTCCGACTCCAACATTACAAAATGCTATGTTCCAAGTTTTAGAACAATTTAATCCAGATGCTCCTTTGGAAATTTTATTTGACTATGTGCGGATTCGATTTTTAACAACCAATCCAAAACCTGTTATTGAAGAAATTTTGAAGCTGAAAATAGAGTATATGTTACATGAAGATTATGCGTTTTATTCTTATATGGAAAAATACGTTTTTGGCGATATTGTGGTGATGGTTTCGCCTGATGAGGACAAAGGTTGTCTACTCGAACTCAAAGGAAAAGGTTGTCGGCAATTTGAAAGCTTTCTACTAGCTCAACAGCGAACATGGTTTGACTTTTTCATGGATGTATTTCGTGTGAATGGGGTTTTTAAACGAATTGACCTTGCGATAAACGACAAGACAGGCATATTGGATATTCCGTTTTTGACTAACAAATGCCGAAATGAAGAATGTATCTCTGTTTTTCGTAGTTTTAAAAGCTATCGTTCTGGTGAATTGGTGCAAAGTGAAGAAAAGCCTGATATGGGCAATACATTATATATCGGGTCATTAAAAAGCGACGTATATTTTTGCGCCTATGAGAAGGATTATGAACAATATGTAAAGCATGGAACATCACTCGAAGATACAGACATCAAGAACCGTTTTGAAATTCGCTTAAAGAATGATCGTGCTTATCATGCAATTGTCGATTTAATGACATATGAAGATGCTGGACGAACGGCCTTTTCCATTATTAATCGCTATATCCGTTTTGTCGATAAAGACGAGAAGAAACGTCGTAGTAGTTGGGAAATCAATAAAGAATGGCAACGGTTTTTGGATTTAGGCGTGAATAGAAAAATTTCTTTAACAACAAAACCTGAACCTTATACGTTCGATAAGACGTTAAGGTGGCTTGCACGACAAGTCGCTCCCACGTGGAAACTAGCAACAAAACTTGATGAAATCAATCAAACGACTGTAATAAAAGATATGTTAGATCAGGCAACCTTAACTAAACGCCATCAACAATTATTAATGCAACAGGCACTTGCGACAGAAGAAGTAATTAAACAATAGATTGGAGAGATTCCATGAAACTATTGAAGTACACTTTTATTACAATCGTGAGCGGTGTCATTTTATGATTTATCGAATGTATGCGTCAAGTGACAAAGTATTAGATGACGAAAGGAGAAATGAAAGATGAATTTTGGGCAGAATCTCTATAACTGGTTTTTAAGTAATGCACAGTCTTTAGTGTTGATGGCGATTGTTGTGATTGGGATTTACTTGGGATTTAAGCGTGAGTTCTGCAAATTGATTGGCTTTTTGATCGTTGCCTTAATTGCAGTAGGATTAGTCTTTAATGCAAGTGGAGTGAAAGATGTATTGTTGAACCTATTCAATCGAATTATAGGGGCATAGATGTTACAATAGATTGAGATTATAGTATCGTTTATTCAACTAATGAACTAGATTAATTAGAATGACAGGAGCGGAAAATGAAAGATTTTCATACAATATTATCTTTTTTA
This window harbors:
- a CDS encoding YdcP family protein; this translates as MELKHVVPNMEKTFGNLEYAGEGKVEQRRINGRMTTLSRSYNLYSDIQRADDIEVVLPQEAGEKFFEHEEKVKLVNARITAEGYKIGERGFTNYILHADDMVKA
- a CDS encoding YdcP family protein; this translates as MRLAQGIIIDKEKTFGLLKFSALRREVFIQNEDGTVSTEVKERTYDLKSREQGRMIQVSIPASVPLKEFDYNAEVEIINPVADTVANATFRGADVDWYIKADDLVLKGKATTSTSNIPKSIPSKEK
- a CDS encoding FtsK/SpoIIIE domain-containing protein gives rise to the protein MKTFKRRGKRIRASDVSLVFQYVVFGLAGVWLISFIPFHLPFLLCTTWQLDLFQAHFMSTYGLVSLVISLVMVACCAFVYYRYRYDRIRQIIHRQKLAKMIMENGWYETKQVQSSSFFKDIPNGKAKDKISHFPKMYYRLEKGLLHIQVEITLGKYQDQLLSLESKLESGLYCELVSKELHDSFVEYILLYDTINSRISIDEVVAQNGSLKLMDAMYWEYDKLPHMLIAGGTGGGKTYFILTLIESLLKTDAKLYILDPKNADLADLATVMPDVYYKKDDMTACIDQFYEDMMTRNEEMKQMPNYKTGENYAYLGLPARFLIFDEYTSFMEMIGKESIKVMSKLKQIVMLGRQSGFFLILACQRPDAKYLGDGIRDQFNFRVALGRMSELGYGMMFGSDVQKQFFLKQIKGRGYVDKGDNVISEFYTPLVPKEHDFLNEIAKLAQ